A portion of the Celeribacter baekdonensis genome contains these proteins:
- the lsrF gene encoding 3-hydroxy-5-phosphonooxypentane-2,4-dione thiolase: protein MADLDDIIDGKDFALNTPAKNEAFFLKGAGAYDWGMQNRLARIFRPDTGRTVMLAFDHGYFQGPTTGLERVDVNISPLFDYADVLMCTRGMLRTSVPASTRKPIVMRASGGNSIMSELSNETVAVDMEDALRMNVSAMAAQVYIGSEFEHKSINNVIRLIDAGNRVGMPTLAVTGVGKDMARDARYFGLATRIAAEIGAQYVKSYFVEDGFERVCAGCPVPIVIAGGKKIPEKEALEVAYKAVDQGAAGVDMGRNIFRAADPVAMIQAVSAVVHELLPPAQAFEMYKDLSQRVVAA from the coding sequence ATGGCTGATCTCGACGACATCATCGACGGCAAGGACTTTGCCCTGAACACGCCCGCAAAGAATGAGGCCTTTTTCCTCAAAGGGGCGGGGGCGTATGACTGGGGTATGCAGAACCGCTTGGCCCGCATTTTCCGACCGGATACCGGGCGCACGGTGATGCTGGCGTTTGACCACGGTTATTTCCAAGGGCCAACCACCGGGCTTGAGCGCGTCGACGTGAACATCTCTCCGCTGTTTGACTATGCGGACGTTTTGATGTGTACCCGCGGTATGTTGCGCACATCGGTGCCTGCCTCGACCCGCAAGCCCATTGTCATGCGGGCCTCTGGCGGCAATTCGATCATGTCCGAGCTGTCGAATGAGACGGTGGCCGTGGACATGGAAGATGCGCTGCGGATGAATGTCAGCGCGATGGCGGCACAGGTCTACATCGGCTCGGAATTTGAACATAAATCAATCAACAATGTGATCCGCTTGATCGACGCGGGCAACCGTGTGGGGATGCCGACACTTGCGGTGACAGGGGTGGGCAAAGATATGGCCCGCGACGCGCGTTATTTCGGGCTTGCGACCCGGATCGCCGCCGAAATCGGGGCGCAATACGTTAAGAGCTATTTCGTCGAAGACGGGTTTGAACGCGTCTGTGCAGGGTGCCCGGTCCCTATCGTGATCGCTGGCGGCAAAAAAATTCCTGAAAAAGAGGCGTTGGAGGTGGCCTATAAAGCGGTCGATCAAGGGGCGGCAGGTGTCGATATGGGGCGCAACATCTTCCGTGCCGCTGATCCGGTGGCGATGATCCAAGCCGTCTCTGCTGTCGTCCATGAGTTGCTGCCGCCTGCACAGGCGTTCGAGATGTATAAGGACCTCTCGCAACGCGTCGTGGCGGCCTGA
- a CDS encoding FGGY-family carbohydrate kinase translates to MSGYLIGVDAGNTVVKAALFDLLGNTLAVASRDSVSFQPAPGCVERRPDDLWQAAAGAIHDCLAKAGIDAAQVRAVGAAGHGNGLYLMDREGRGLLGIQSMDSRAVLLAAQLAQRHGDEIHRRAQSRPWAAMTPVLLSWIAAERPDILAQTGSVLLCKDVIVHGLTGRVGSDVSDLSGCGLLAMPALEYDDGLLDLYGIRALRGVLPEPAQSHDVVGHVTADAAALSGLKAGTPVVAGLFDVLASTLGAGTTKAGEASIVAGSWSINQVFATALPENPRAILASVLGRDVWVSCEASPTSAANLEWFVKNHLAEEAKATGEAPFALCNRLAAQSDPQGELPCFHPYLYAGPVPGARGGFNNIGSWHTRADMVRALYEGVAFGHRAHFEILDPDRTITQATLSGGGAKSPLWAQIFADTLQMRLRLSDCEETGARGAAMAAALGAGIFPDYDTAAAEMAAFTTELVPDPEAGAILDRRYARWCAYGDALGPVWAQQ, encoded by the coding sequence ATGAGCGGGTATCTGATCGGCGTGGATGCCGGAAATACAGTGGTCAAGGCGGCGTTGTTTGACCTGTTGGGCAACACACTCGCGGTGGCCTCGCGCGACTCCGTCTCTTTTCAGCCTGCGCCCGGCTGTGTCGAGCGTCGCCCTGACGATCTTTGGCAGGCTGCGGCGGGGGCGATTCACGACTGTTTGGCAAAGGCGGGCATTGATGCGGCGCAGGTGCGCGCCGTGGGCGCCGCCGGTCATGGCAATGGGCTATACCTGATGGACCGCGAGGGGCGGGGTCTGTTGGGCATTCAGTCGATGGACAGCCGGGCCGTCCTTCTGGCCGCGCAGTTGGCGCAACGTCATGGCGACGAGATTCACCGGCGGGCGCAATCGCGTCCCTGGGCCGCAATGACCCCGGTTTTGCTGTCGTGGATCGCGGCGGAACGCCCGGATATTTTGGCTCAGACAGGCAGCGTTTTGCTGTGCAAGGACGTGATCGTGCATGGGTTGACCGGACGCGTCGGCTCCGATGTGTCCGACCTGTCTGGCTGTGGCCTGTTGGCGATGCCCGCATTGGAATACGACGATGGGTTGCTTGATCTCTATGGCATCCGTGCGCTGCGGGGGGTGCTGCCTGAGCCTGCACAAAGTCACGATGTCGTCGGGCATGTGACGGCGGACGCCGCAGCGCTCAGCGGTCTCAAGGCAGGCACGCCGGTTGTGGCCGGGTTGTTTGATGTGTTGGCCTCAACGCTTGGGGCCGGGACGACAAAAGCGGGCGAGGCCTCTATCGTCGCGGGCAGTTGGTCGATCAACCAAGTTTTTGCCACCGCACTTCCCGAAAATCCCCGCGCCATTTTGGCAAGTGTCCTTGGCCGCGATGTTTGGGTGAGTTGCGAGGCTTCGCCAACATCGGCCGCCAACCTCGAATGGTTCGTCAAAAACCACCTCGCAGAAGAGGCAAAAGCGACGGGTGAGGCCCCCTTTGCCCTATGCAACAGGTTGGCCGCCCAATCCGATCCGCAGGGGGAGTTGCCCTGTTTTCATCCGTACCTTTACGCCGGGCCGGTCCCCGGCGCGCGGGGCGGGTTCAACAACATCGGATCATGGCACACGCGCGCTGATATGGTGCGGGCGCTCTATGAGGGCGTGGCCTTTGGTCATCGGGCACATTTCGAGATTTTGGACCCGGACCGGACGATCACACAGGCGACCCTGTCTGGAGGTGGGGCGAAGTCACCGCTTTGGGCACAGATTTTTGCCGATACGCTCCAAATGCGCCTGCGGCTTTCGGATTGCGAAGAGACCGGCGCGCGGGGCGCGGCCATGGCCGCAGCCCTCGGGGCGGGCATTTTTCCTGACTACGACACAGCAGCGGCTGAGATGGCCGCGTTTACCACCGAACTTGTACCCGACCCTGAGGCGGGTGCGATCCTTGATCGTCGCTATGCGCGTTGGTGCGCCTATGGCGATGCGCTTGGGCCTGTTTGGGCCCAGCAATAG
- a CDS encoding glycerol-3-phosphate dehydrogenase/oxidase encodes MSDPISIIPDISRTDRLDRMDASTPKVLIIGGGINGASAYRELALNGVSVMLAEKGDFCAGASSALSRMVHGGLRYLENGEFDLVREALDERNRLLANAPHLVRPLRTVVPIESWFSGSLNAPLKFMGFSRAPSRRGALPVKLGLSFYDLYTRGKGGMPKHAFLSGKKAKERFPFRREVRCAAAYYDGQVSHPERIVTEMFEDVARAGQEAIALNYLEVSDIGETEVTLNDRIGGRKITMRPDVIINATGAWIDMTNRRLEAGPEPMVQGTKGSHLVLDHPVLRDMLGEDMVYFENTDGRICIMFCLHGMVLIGSTDIKVPDPDHARCEEDERDYILEGVRWVFPGLDISRDHIRHIFSGVRPLPVSTAGTTGQIPRGHFNAWIEPEAGQAHPPVLCMIGGKWTTFRAFGELAADDVLTRLGLPRMLDTKALPIGGGCGFPQNPEALVSRIRADSGLSELRVARLVERYGTLAGPLAKRFSTETMLAGLPDYSMEEIDYLITTEQVETLADLALRRTTVALSGGLDSAALEEMADRLCVAKEWTRTQRDEAVQVFREKLVADHGATRARLESRGTAHWTEAAQ; translated from the coding sequence ATGAGCGATCCAATATCCATCATCCCCGACATCAGTCGCACCGACCGTCTCGATCGGATGGACGCCAGCACGCCAAAGGTGCTGATCATCGGAGGTGGTATCAATGGTGCCTCAGCTTACCGTGAACTGGCGCTCAATGGCGTGTCAGTCATGTTGGCGGAAAAGGGCGATTTTTGTGCGGGGGCCTCCTCGGCCTTGAGCCGCATGGTGCACGGCGGGTTGCGCTATCTGGAAAACGGCGAATTCGATTTGGTGCGCGAGGCGCTGGATGAGCGCAACCGCCTCTTGGCCAACGCGCCGCACCTTGTTCGCCCGCTGCGCACCGTGGTTCCCATTGAGTCCTGGTTCTCGGGGTCGTTGAACGCGCCTTTGAAATTCATGGGCTTTTCCCGCGCCCCATCGCGGCGCGGGGCGTTGCCCGTCAAGTTGGGCCTGTCGTTTTACGACCTTTACACGCGTGGCAAGGGCGGGATGCCGAAACACGCTTTCCTTTCTGGCAAAAAGGCAAAAGAGCGCTTTCCCTTTCGTCGCGAAGTCCGTTGTGCCGCTGCTTATTATGACGGTCAGGTCAGCCACCCCGAACGGATCGTCACCGAGATGTTCGAAGACGTGGCGCGCGCCGGGCAGGAGGCCATTGCACTCAACTATCTGGAGGTTTCAGACATCGGCGAGACCGAAGTGACCCTGAATGATCGCATTGGCGGGCGGAAGATCACCATGCGGCCCGATGTGATCATCAATGCCACCGGCGCATGGATCGACATGACGAACCGTCGCCTTGAAGCGGGTCCAGAGCCGATGGTTCAGGGCACCAAAGGGTCGCATCTTGTATTGGATCACCCGGTGCTTCGGGACATGCTTGGCGAAGATATGGTGTATTTCGAGAACACAGATGGGCGCATCTGCATCATGTTCTGTCTGCATGGGATGGTTCTGATTGGCTCCACCGACATAAAGGTGCCGGACCCTGACCACGCGCGCTGTGAAGAAGACGAGCGTGATTATATTCTCGAAGGGGTGCGTTGGGTGTTCCCCGGCCTCGACATTTCACGCGATCACATTCGGCATATCTTTTCAGGCGTGCGTCCGTTGCCCGTCAGTACAGCAGGCACCACGGGGCAGATCCCGCGCGGCCATTTTAACGCATGGATCGAGCCGGAGGCTGGCCAGGCGCATCCTCCGGTCCTGTGCATGATTGGCGGAAAATGGACCACGTTTCGGGCGTTTGGCGAGCTGGCCGCCGATGATGTTCTGACGCGGCTCGGCCTGCCGCGTATGTTGGACACCAAGGCATTGCCCATTGGCGGTGGGTGTGGCTTTCCACAAAACCCGGAGGCACTGGTTTCGCGCATCCGGGCGGACAGCGGACTGTCGGAACTCCGGGTTGCGCGCTTGGTTGAGCGCTATGGCACACTGGCCGGGCCGCTGGCAAAACGCTTTTCCACGGAGACGATGCTTGCCGGGTTGCCTGACTACAGCATGGAAGAGATCGACTACCTGATCACCACAGAACAGGTCGAAACACTGGCCGATTTGGCCCTGCGCCGAACGACAGTGGCGCTGAGCGGAGGGCTGGACAGTGCAGCACTCGAAGAGATGGCCGACCGGCTGTGCGTGGCGAAAGAATGGACCCGGACCCAGCGCGACGAGGCGGTGCAGGTGTTTCGTGAAAAACTTGTGGCGGATCACGGGGCGACGCGCGCGCGACTTGAAAGCCGCGGCACAGCGCATTGGACGGAGGCGGCGCAATGA
- a CDS encoding sugar-binding transcriptional regulator has translation MTPDIALVRRIYAALTMHYLDGLTQAEVAERTGQSHSTVNRMIKMGHEMGMVDISIRSPFQDHLALERDLADASGLREVVIEATASGNPEAVLARVGLCAAALLVSKVKPGMSVCVTGGKGVSACVAGLRNVPQVKGVRMVPATGLVQGQHYTDVNHVAATMARSFGGEAVQMLSPMFAETEEQREIVAGMKTVSRVIEAARAADLAVVGIGGLRERATSYFDLHRDVPGEEGELMASGAVAELLAHVLDRDGKVTDYTRNRLVVAMAPDDLAKIPVSIGVAAGLEKAEAICAVVRGGYINTLVTDEATARDVLARLKADTA, from the coding sequence ATGACACCAGATATTGCCTTGGTGCGCCGGATCTACGCCGCGCTGACGATGCATTACCTCGATGGTCTCACGCAGGCCGAGGTGGCCGAACGCACCGGACAGAGCCATTCAACCGTCAACCGCATGATCAAAATGGGCCACGAGATGGGCATGGTCGACATTTCGATCCGATCGCCCTTTCAGGACCATCTTGCGCTGGAACGGGACTTGGCCGATGCTTCGGGTCTGCGCGAAGTGGTGATCGAAGCCACAGCCTCTGGCAATCCCGAAGCGGTGTTGGCGCGGGTGGGCCTGTGCGCCGCCGCATTGCTGGTCTCTAAGGTCAAGCCCGGCATGTCGGTCTGTGTGACGGGGGGCAAAGGGGTCAGTGCTTGTGTTGCAGGCTTACGCAATGTGCCGCAGGTCAAAGGCGTGCGCATGGTGCCTGCGACCGGATTGGTCCAAGGGCAACACTATACCGACGTGAACCACGTCGCCGCCACGATGGCGCGCTCTTTCGGTGGCGAAGCGGTTCAAATGCTGTCGCCCATGTTTGCGGAAACCGAGGAACAGCGCGAAATTGTGGCTGGTATGAAAACGGTCAGCCGGGTGATCGAGGCGGCCCGCGCCGCAGACTTGGCGGTGGTTGGCATCGGTGGACTGCGGGAACGCGCCACCTCTTATTTCGACCTGCACCGTGATGTTCCGGGCGAAGAAGGCGAGCTGATGGCGTCTGGGGCAGTGGCCGAACTTTTGGCCCATGTGCTGGATCGCGATGGCAAGGTGACCGACTACACTCGCAACCGGCTGGTCGTGGCCATGGCTCCCGATGACTTGGCAAAGATCCCGGTCAGCATCGGTGTGGCCGCAGGGCTCGAAAAAGCCGAAGCAATCTGCGCCGTGGTGCGCGGGGGCTACATCAACACGCTGGTCACGGACGAGGCTACGGCCCGTGATGTGCTGGCCCGATTGAAGGCAGATACCGCATGA
- a CDS encoding ABC transporter permease, with protein sequence MTETHLQNAPTLRDSEAPGLLKRLLGMREMGLLCIILALCVVMSFASPYFLTWSNFRTIFLSFSIEGIVVIGMTVLLIVGGLDLSVGSVVCFAMVVAGKLFLMGVDPWLASAAGVAAAAAVGAAMGMFVVKVGLSHFIASLAAMVIVRGACLLITQGTPLSLYTLPPEFKFVGQGSLWGVPLVVMIFVVLAVFFDVMLRRSARFRMVFYTGSNEKAAKYSGIRTERVVFWVTVLCSTLTGLAGVIFMARFGSATPQFGVGMELNVIAAAVIGGASLKGGQGSIFGAVLGVALLSLVTSSLILLDVSVYMQDMIKGFILLAAVSIDHLMNKSGERG encoded by the coding sequence ATGACCGAAACCCATCTGCAAAACGCCCCGACCCTACGCGACAGTGAGGCGCCCGGTTTGCTCAAGCGCCTTTTGGGCATGCGAGAAATGGGCCTTTTGTGCATCATTTTGGCGCTGTGCGTCGTGATGAGCTTTGCCTCGCCCTATTTTCTCACCTGGTCGAATTTCCGTACGATTTTTCTGAGTTTCTCGATTGAGGGCATCGTGGTTATCGGCATGACGGTGTTGTTGATCGTCGGTGGGCTCGATCTGTCGGTGGGCTCTGTCGTCTGTTTCGCCATGGTCGTGGCGGGCAAACTGTTCCTGATGGGGGTTGACCCTTGGCTTGCCTCCGCCGCTGGCGTGGCCGCAGCGGCGGCCGTGGGGGCGGCAATGGGGATGTTCGTGGTCAAGGTCGGGCTGTCTCATTTTATCGCGTCGCTGGCCGCTATGGTGATTGTGCGAGGTGCGTGTTTGCTCATCACCCAAGGCACGCCGTTGTCGCTTTATACTTTGCCGCCCGAGTTCAAATTCGTCGGCCAGGGCAGCCTTTGGGGCGTTCCGCTTGTGGTGATGATTTTCGTGGTTCTGGCTGTGTTCTTTGACGTCATGCTGCGCCGCTCTGCGCGCTTTCGCATGGTGTTCTACACCGGGTCAAATGAGAAGGCGGCAAAATATTCGGGCATCCGCACCGAGCGCGTGGTGTTTTGGGTGACCGTGCTCTGTTCGACCCTGACGGGGCTTGCAGGGGTGATCTTTATGGCCCGGTTCGGTTCGGCCACGCCGCAATTTGGCGTCGGGATGGAGCTGAACGTCATCGCTGCTGCGGTGATCGGGGGCGCGTCCCTGAAGGGCGGACAAGGGTCGATCTTTGGGGCCGTCCTTGGCGTGGCGTTGCTGTCGTTGGTGACCTCCTCGCTGATCCTGTTGGATGTCAGTGTCTACATGCAAGACATGATCAAGGGATTCATTCTGCTTGCCGCCGTCTCGATTGATCATCTGATGAACAAAAGCGGGGAGCGCGGCTAA
- a CDS encoding sugar ABC transporter ATP-binding protein: MVPLLQLSHIAKSFGPVHALRDVSFELRAGEIHALAGENGAGKSTTMKIVDGILQPDRGDIRIDGTPIRIRSPLDAQALGIGFVHQEIALCPDISVAENIFMSAIAAQGRGWMNYAALETKARKILSEFCDVDPRQKVGTLSISNQQLVEIAKALTLDARILILDEPTSALTQAETSKLFQIVHRLKEQGMGIIHISHRMAEVFDHCDRVTVFRDGEYVTCLEVAQSCPQEVVSNMVGRDLLQLYPPKASQRPGKPLLEVEGLSDGHLLADISLTVRQGEILGIGGLIGAGRSELAKAICGLRPHTSGITRLAGKEVAIPDFATALAHGVVYVSEDRKGEGLFLDLPISQNVSSLRLSQVSTRLGLVDRRAETEQAERLGRTLRLKAGRPEDPPSTLSGGNQQKVALARMLSVDPKVVFLDEPTRGVDVGAKSEIHAILRDLADAGVGVVVISSELPELIGLADRIMVLHEGRISGEITCEHDMTEEAIIHLASGLGAATAPAMQGDTA, encoded by the coding sequence ATGGTCCCCCTTTTGCAATTGTCGCATATCGCCAAAAGTTTTGGCCCGGTGCACGCGCTGCGTGATGTGTCTTTCGAGCTGCGCGCCGGCGAAATTCACGCGCTGGCCGGTGAGAACGGTGCGGGCAAATCGACGACGATGAAAATCGTAGATGGCATTTTGCAACCGGATCGGGGCGACATCCGAATTGACGGTACACCCATTCGCATCCGCTCGCCGTTGGATGCGCAGGCTTTGGGAATCGGGTTTGTGCATCAAGAGATCGCGCTGTGCCCCGATATCAGTGTCGCAGAAAACATCTTTATGTCGGCCATTGCGGCGCAGGGTCGTGGATGGATGAACTACGCTGCGCTTGAAACGAAGGCGCGGAAAATCCTGTCCGAATTCTGCGATGTCGATCCGCGCCAGAAGGTTGGCACATTGTCGATCTCCAATCAGCAATTGGTGGAGATTGCCAAGGCGCTGACACTGGATGCGCGCATCCTGATCTTGGACGAGCCGACGTCGGCGCTGACCCAGGCAGAAACATCGAAATTGTTTCAGATCGTCCATCGCCTGAAAGAGCAGGGGATGGGGATCATCCATATTTCGCACCGGATGGCTGAGGTGTTCGATCATTGCGACCGGGTCACGGTGTTTCGCGATGGCGAGTATGTGACCTGTCTTGAGGTTGCGCAGAGCTGCCCGCAAGAGGTTGTGAGCAATATGGTGGGGCGCGACCTGTTGCAACTGTACCCGCCCAAGGCGTCCCAGCGTCCGGGCAAACCCTTGCTTGAGGTCGAAGGGCTGTCGGATGGGCATCTGCTTGCCGATATTTCCCTGACGGTGCGTCAGGGCGAAATCCTCGGAATTGGCGGGTTGATTGGGGCTGGTCGGTCAGAATTGGCCAAAGCAATCTGTGGCCTGCGTCCGCACACGTCCGGCATCACCCGACTTGCGGGCAAAGAGGTCGCAATCCCTGATTTCGCCACGGCGCTGGCGCATGGCGTGGTCTATGTCTCTGAGGATCGCAAGGGCGAGGGGCTGTTTCTCGACCTGCCGATTTCCCAGAACGTCTCCTCGCTGCGACTGTCGCAAGTGTCGACGCGCTTGGGGCTTGTGGATCGACGTGCCGAGACCGAACAGGCCGAGCGTCTGGGGCGCACACTCCGGCTCAAGGCCGGGCGTCCCGAAGACCCGCCATCCACGCTATCGGGCGGCAATCAACAAAAGGTGGCTTTGGCACGGATGCTGTCGGTCGATCCAAAGGTGGTCTTTCTCGATGAGCCGACCCGCGGTGTCGACGTTGGTGCGAAATCAGAGATCCACGCCATCCTGCGCGACCTGGCAGATGCCGGCGTCGGGGTTGTGGTGATTTCGTCCGAACTTCCCGAACTCATCGGTCTCGCCGATCGGATCATGGTCCTGCACGAGGGCCGGATTTCGGGTGAGATCACCTGCGAACACGACATGACCGAAGAGGCGATCATCCATCTGGCCTCCGGTTTGGGAGCCGCGACTGCCCCCGCGATGCAAGGAGACACCGCATGA
- a CDS encoding substrate-binding domain-containing protein yields MKATFYAAAAASFLVSGFAGMASAEGVDEPWAESPFRCEPGETYVMNVMVSGVEYWFPVYEMFKQAAHQFGCEADYTGTPEYDISKQIASFQQALTKQPAGILLHPMMPDPFIGPINQAIEQGTAIVTFAADSPNSNRTSYITSDNFREGAEAARQIAEALGGKGQYAVLENPGQDNHDRRIAAFIAEMDQTYPGMELVGRASTGQDPNKAYQATLSLAQAHPDLDAIFMPEASSAMGAAQAAKEIGGDLKVMSVDVNASVLDMIQAGEMFAAINPNQGAQGYYGFLLLWLAAHPELIDPMNDFESAGFNPMSIPVLDNGFSVVTQENAGNFYWDKYLKKRGTRGVDG; encoded by the coding sequence ATGAAAGCGACGTTTTATGCGGCGGCAGCCGCCTCTTTTCTTGTGTCCGGTTTCGCCGGAATGGCCAGTGCTGAGGGCGTAGATGAGCCTTGGGCCGAAAGCCCGTTCCGCTGTGAGCCGGGCGAAACTTACGTGATGAATGTGATGGTTTCCGGCGTAGAATACTGGTTCCCAGTCTACGAAATGTTCAAACAGGCCGCCCATCAATTCGGGTGCGAAGCGGATTACACCGGCACGCCAGAATATGACATCAGCAAGCAAATCGCGAGCTTTCAGCAGGCGCTGACCAAACAGCCTGCGGGCATTCTGTTGCACCCGATGATGCCAGATCCGTTCATCGGCCCGATCAATCAGGCCATCGAACAAGGCACCGCAATTGTGACCTTTGCCGCCGACAGCCCAAATTCAAACCGCACCAGCTATATCACCTCCGACAACTTCCGAGAGGGCGCAGAAGCGGCCCGCCAAATCGCCGAAGCCTTGGGGGGCAAAGGTCAGTACGCGGTTCTGGAAAACCCCGGTCAAGACAATCATGACCGACGGATTGCGGCCTTTATTGCAGAGATGGACCAGACCTATCCGGGCATGGAATTGGTTGGACGCGCCTCCACAGGGCAAGACCCGAACAAGGCCTATCAAGCGACCTTGAGCCTTGCACAGGCCCATCCTGATTTGGATGCAATCTTTATGCCAGAGGCCTCATCGGCCATGGGCGCGGCACAGGCGGCAAAGGAAATCGGCGGCGATCTTAAAGTCATGTCGGTTGACGTAAATGCCAGTGTGCTCGACATGATCCAAGCGGGCGAGATGTTCGCAGCGATCAACCCAAACCAAGGCGCACAGGGGTATTATGGCTTTCTTTTGCTGTGGCTGGCGGCACATCCTGAGCTGATTGATCCGATGAACGACTTTGAAAGCGCGGGCTTTAACCCGATGAGTATTCCGGTGCTCGACAATGGCTTTTCGGTCGTCACACAGGAGAATGCCGGGAATTTCTACTGGGACAAATATCTGAAAAAGCGCGGAACGCGCGGCGTGGACGGCTAA
- a CDS encoding LysR family transcriptional regulator, producing MTLKSPTPHTPKIDISLLQTFHLVAKTGSFSAAARELNISYQSAANHVRRLEQLYGTQLVKAEKGSREITLTAPGRAFHASLGPELDTILARISLLMRDVHSVMRFGVPQALFHHFFPEIVRQVRESHPDTELNFFERDTVLASMMVNGELDACVCERFFGDPSISQVLLGEYRLALVYPQQWGVTLSSPEDIAAFNQRDFITYEPGQTVRSRGIDFLSNYLGGPPANLTTVSGSTSVMELVQAGLGYAIVAEWVASAAEDKVKWMPLDDMQTVKVYFASPAFLSQEPVLVHTREICRNVMGFKS from the coding sequence ATGACCCTTAAATCCCCCACACCGCATACGCCAAAGATCGACATTTCTTTGCTGCAAACCTTTCACCTCGTTGCAAAGACCGGGTCTTTTTCGGCTGCGGCGCGGGAGTTGAATATCTCCTATCAATCGGCGGCAAACCATGTGCGGCGTCTGGAACAGCTCTATGGCACGCAGCTCGTCAAGGCGGAGAAAGGGTCACGCGAAATCACCCTGACGGCACCGGGGCGGGCTTTTCATGCCTCTTTGGGGCCTGAACTCGACACGATTTTGGCGCGGATCTCGCTTTTGATGCGGGATGTGCATTCGGTGATGCGCTTTGGTGTGCCTCAGGCCTTGTTTCACCATTTTTTCCCCGAGATTGTGCGTCAGGTGCGCGAAAGCCATCCAGACACGGAGTTGAATTTCTTTGAACGCGACACCGTTCTGGCCTCGATGATGGTGAATGGCGAATTGGATGCCTGTGTCTGCGAGCGCTTTTTTGGCGACCCGAGTATTTCTCAAGTGCTGTTGGGGGAATATCGGCTGGCGCTTGTTTACCCGCAACAATGGGGGGTGACGTTGTCCAGCCCCGAGGACATCGCCGCCTTCAACCAGCGTGATTTTATCACTTATGAGCCGGGACAAACCGTCCGGTCTCGTGGCATCGACTTTCTGTCCAATTATCTTGGCGGCCCGCCCGCCAATTTGACGACCGTTTCAGGGTCCACGTCGGTTATGGAGCTTGTTCAGGCCGGGTTGGGCTATGCCATCGTGGCCGAATGGGTGGCCTCTGCCGCAGAGGATAAGGTGAAATGGATGCCGCTGGACGACATGCAAACGGTCAAAGTGTATTTCGCCAGCCCTGCCTTCTTATCACAAGAGCCTGTTTTGGTTCACACGCGTGAAATTTGCCGGAATGTGATGGGATTTAAATCCTGA
- a CDS encoding saccharopine dehydrogenase family protein: MRGDTHKILIVGGGRTGGCIARLLQAHPGFSPFVLDIDYDCVRALKAKGISADHMSGAEADRLARHLQGAAAVICAAPPSVAPIVARGAAQEGCAYLDLCEDPKALSEVARIAQDAQSPFVSGCGLAPGLISLMVEDLALRSPKEAEITAYVGVLPAQKRNRLGYGDMWDIQALLSEYTNPCVGLSDGALVTVPPLTGYETLTVAGENFEAFTTSGALDALVPGYAGRLKGLSFKTLRYPGHLDYISFLLDDLGLSKRLYMLRNLLLTGLERVEADKVIVHLVCRHQDGEKTLTKVFDGGDSQGNSSLSALAHISASHACAVLDLLTRGAVQQTGLLHPKDMSFDLMAKSTFAKSLVGGLVCL; this comes from the coding sequence ATGCGTGGCGACACACATAAAATCCTGATCGTCGGCGGTGGGCGCACGGGGGGCTGCATTGCGCGATTGCTACAGGCTCATCCGGGCTTCTCGCCCTTCGTTTTGGACATCGACTATGACTGTGTGCGCGCGCTCAAAGCCAAAGGCATTTCTGCGGATCATATGAGCGGGGCGGAGGCGGACCGTCTTGCCCGTCATCTGCAAGGCGCTGCGGCCGTGATCTGTGCGGCCCCGCCTTCGGTTGCGCCCATCGTTGCCCGTGGCGCGGCCCAAGAAGGGTGTGCCTATCTCGACCTGTGCGAAGATCCCAAAGCCCTGTCAGAGGTCGCCCGGATTGCGCAAGACGCGCAAAGCCCCTTTGTCAGCGGGTGCGGTTTGGCACCAGGGTTGATTTCTCTGATGGTCGAAGACCTCGCCTTGCGCAGCCCAAAAGAGGCGGAGATCACGGCATATGTCGGGGTGTTGCCCGCCCAAAAGCGCAACCGTCTGGGCTATGGCGATATGTGGGATATTCAGGCGCTTTTGTCCGAATACACCAATCCCTGTGTTGGATTGTCTGATGGGGCTTTGGTGACGGTGCCTCCGCTCACGGGGTATGAAACCTTGACCGTTGCGGGCGAAAACTTTGAGGCTTTCACGACCTCAGGCGCGTTGGATGCGCTTGTACCGGGATATGCAGGGCGACTAAAAGGGTTGAGTTTCAAGACGTTGCGCTATCCGGGGCACCTCGACTACATTTCCTTCCTGCTCGACGATCTTGGTCTGTCCAAGCGCCTCTACATGTTGCGCAACCTGCTTTTGACAGGGCTGGAACGGGTCGAGGCGGATAAGGTGATTGTTCATCTCGTCTGCCGACATCAGGACGGCGAGAAAACGCTCACCAAGGTGTTTGATGGAGGAGACAGTCAGGGGAACTCGTCGCTTTCGGCGCTCGCACATATCTCGGCCAGTCATGCCTGTGCGGTGTTGGATCTTTTGACGAGGGGGGCGGTCCAGCAAACAGGACTGTTGCATCCAAAGGACATGTCCTTTGATCTCATGGCGAAGAGCACCTTTGCCAAATCTCTTGTGGGAGGCCTTGTCTGCCTATGA